AATGGAGTCATGCTCCTTTAAGCAACCCCTGCCAACTGAATGAAGGGGAAGTAGGGAAGTGgccgggggtggggtgggatgggggcaTAAGCCAGGGACAGGAACTGGGCGGGGGTCAGCTGGTGTGTGACTTTCATTCATggtttttttttggaggggggggtgggggtactTCCTGGGAGGCCTTGTATGATTTGAAGAATGGTGTATGACTAGTGATGCTCCAGTCAAAGGCGGCTCTGCTTGCTCTCCCAGGGGCCAGATTGTGAAGGTCTTGGGCTGATGAGTCCTCTAATTAGAGGCCACAGATAAGATACAGTATTGAAAGAGACAAATATTgaactaaaacaaaacaaaacaaaagttgtAACATGGGAATAAAAACATTGCAGATGTCATATGACTCTGTTCTGTCGATTTTTTTAAACACAATTATTAAAGTGTAAGAACACCATTATGATCGTGCCGTAGCCTTAGCCCACTGGCGGCGACATTCGTGTCTATGGCTTTGATGCTCAAGAGATAGCCTAGAAAACATTTCTAAACTTTGGCGTTGACACGCGTCAGACGCTGCCAGTGAGCGTTGCGCTTTAGCTCCTGGATCCTATGTCAACTGTTCATGCCGAGCTTTCTGAACTACTTAAGTGTGTCTTTTGAGGTGGGATAACTCCACAAGGCCTGGTAATCCCAGTGCGGTAAATGACTGTACACTTGTGGTATTGGTTAGCAACACCAACGCCACAAGCCCTTGCTTTCTTTGTCTACCATGTCAGGCTCTCGATTGCTCGGCAGTGGTGCTACAAGAGATTCTTCTCACTGCTACAATAACAAATTCAAAACCAATACAGACTCAGACAACAAACAGACAATTATGCTTTCACAGTGAAGTGTTTCCTTACCCTGTCTGATTTCTGCAGAGCCTGTAAAAATGACGTTTTCCCCCCTTCTCACTGAGCAAGATAAGCTGAAAGACTTGTTGTGAAGAGAGGATTGAATTACCAGTGGTGAAAATAAACCCATGTAATTCTCAATGATGGTTGAGGTGTAACTGTCAAGTAAAGGTCAAAATTCTTAAGTTAAAAGGATCCTGAAAAGGTAGCATGGTGTAATTCCTTTGATGCTTACACATTGTCCGATACTTTGCCTCCTTGAGTTTCTTGTAACTGAGCGCCTGGAGGCTCGATGTAGTAAGCTCTGTAGCTGTACATACTGATGCATTATGCACTTCGTATTGAACTTTGTTCACATTTTTAAAATCATTCTGTTTTTCATTATCTTTGATAATGAGCATttatatgatgatgatgatgatcctTATCTTTTTTTGTCCAGACGGCAACAAACAGCCAACTTTTGTTGATAAGATTTTGAAAGAAAGTTGTTTTGCTACTCTCTATTATTACAACAGGAGAGCATGTGTAATCCCCTAGAGAGATATAAATAATTTCCCTTACATACTCCTTCAACCAATTTACGTAGTCGCGTGTATGGATACTTTCTGCTGATGGTGgtttgttacacacacacacacacacacacacacacacacacacacacacacacagagagacagagacacgagcaaagccacacacacacacacacacacacacacacacacagacacggacaaagccacacacacacagacacacacacacaaacacagagacagagacacgagcaaagccacacacacacacacacacacacagacatggacagaggcacacacagacatggacagaggcacacacacacagagacacggacagagccatacacacacacacacacacacacacacacacagagacagacacacacacacacacacacagcacaagggCCTTTTTAGAAAAACAAGAGAAAAACAAGATTGATGGACTCCTTTGATCTTATTGTCTACCCAAAGCAGTATGGATGATTACTGGCTACTTAAAGCTGTCATTCCAACTGGGGAGTAATTGCtccttctgtgtgtatgtgacggGGAACACATGCCTCTGCAGTCCATAGGGGACACATTTACTGccccccctaacacacacacacacacacacacacacacacacacagtaagagagCAGCCAAGTATTTTTCTgtcagctgagagagagagagagagagacgccacAATGATTTCGCAACGCTGGCTCGGATGTCTGTTTCTTCTGCGCTGCCATAAAGGAGCAGCGTGGGACTTCAGTGGAACCATCAGTCGTAACACGGCCCAGTGCTCCAGACAGCCGCTCAGAGCTTTCTATATTTGTCCATATTTTAGTACTACAATAAGGCActttttcccccccttttttttgcatttttattttatttttgcaaaaccaaacactaaagcttttattttcaaattcaTCTGCACCAGAGTATTTGGCCATAATTAAtcctataaagtattttataAATAGTTAAAAACATTGACTATTTTGCCAGGCCAGCTGTTTTGTAGCAGCTGTCGGCTGCGTTTCTCCTCAGACCCGTTCCTCTGAGCCAGGTCCCAGTGAAGGCATAGGGCTACTGCTGCCTTCAGTTTGGCGAGGACACATTTGCTTTTATGTTGTTTTCGATTTCACTCCCTCTTGGCTTCGCTTGGATTCGTTTCTCTCCCTTGTTTCTTTGCAGTAGTATAAAATGTCTTTGCAGAGAATTAGTCAACGGGCGTCTGTGTAAACAAATAGAGGTGCTGAAAAGGGGTTCTGAGAATGCAACTTTatttgttcgtgtgtgtgtgactatgtgtgtgtgaaagagagagttagaaagagagacagagagggttagaaagaaatacagagagagaaagggttagaaagaaatagagtgagggtttaaaagagagagagagagggttagacagagagagaggaggagggaagaaagagaTCATTTATCTCTTGTGCCACTCTGGAAGCAGGTGGCGGGTCAGATGCTGCTTTGCGGTTTGTGGTTTTGATCAGGCCCCCAGGGGATGCCGGGGCCGAGCTCTGGACGCAGGCTTCAGGCGTCCGGCCTCGGGCCGAGCAGTGGCTGCGGCGGGCCTGGCCTTCTGGCCTGTGGCCTCTGAGGGTTAAGCCACAGCCGGCGCTCACACACCCTCCACTTCTCCTcaacaacccccaccccccacaccatCCCGGCTGCGGGTGGATTTATGGAGAGGGTCGTTGCCATTTGAACCACCTGTCATCCTGACTTATTAATCCAGCCTCGCTAAGTGGCTGTCTATGGGAGACATTATCGTGCCTCATTTGCAGCAGGCACATGATGGGTGGGTAAGGAGCTCATAGATGGGGCTTGGGCATTCaggtctttttttctcaaataGTCTTTTGGGTTTAGGGGGGGGTTTTGGCTAAATTAGAGCTGTGAATCACTCATTCAAGAGAGCGCGGCTGTTGAGTGTGCACTACAGTTGTGTGGAAGAATAATGAGAAGCATATTGCCAGATGAGGAAGTGAATAACTTCTACTTGCTTTGTGACATTATGTTCCCATATAATTTAATTAATGAACTTAACGATGGAACTACATGAGTGAACATCCATAAAGCATCTTGCCACCAACGATCTTGGCAGAGGTGAAAGAAGACGAAAAGACAAATGTCCATTCTGATCAACATTGTATCCTCAGATCTCCGCTGTCACCATCTGGCAGTgcttaaaaagaaaagacaaacgACGGCCCCTAAACCGCCATGTCACTTTTAGGCAACACCTGTCAGTCAGGGATCTTACGACAGCTTTCAGCACGTCCatttaaagttaaagttaaagttgactgatatttagcagacgcttttatggAAAGCGACACAGACTCGCAAACAGCAGAAATCGAACATGGGTCGATCAATtgcaaataaatatttgggtaaCATTTCTGGCTGCTGAGAGGTCATGCAGTAAGGGTCATTTCCTGTTGTGTGAACACATTGTTGGTTCAACGACTttgcaaaaatgacaaaaaatagaACAAATCAGTATTTGGTAAACATTGTTAATGTCTTTGGGTGAAGTGAAGAAAAGGAAATCGCACACAGTGGTTGATGCTGAAGGATTAATGTATAAAAATAAGCCGAAACAGGTATAGAACAAATAGGTGCAAGAGACCTTACATGGACCATCTTCAGCATTCACAGTTTGAAAATGTCTATGGGCTAACAGAGTAATCTAATTAATTGAATCTAATGTGATGTTGATCTCATATAGAATCTAATATGAGTGTCCTCCACTCGTTTTTTGACAGAATGATCTCAATGCTGAGAGCAGCTCTTCGTCGCAGCACGGCCCAGGGGACTGGAGAACGGGCCCAGAGCACAGAGTGGAGCCCCACCGGCCGGCGTCCCAGCCCTGGGTCCAGACCCAGAACCAAAACCAGGGGGCCGGGAGCAGCCTGCAGAGGGACGGGCCGGGGGCCTTCCTGCTGGACCTCCAGCACCTTCCGGACCTCTCCAAGGCGGACATAAACGGACAGAACCCCAACATACAGGTATGGATGGGGCCTAGTACACTGgctatgaaagagagaggaagagagagagaaagagacagaaagagagcaagagggaaagaaaacatAAGCACAtatgagacagagagggggggggggagagagacagcaaaagagagatagaacacaagcacatgtgagagagagggagagaaagtgaaagagagtgaaagagagagaaataacacaagcgagagggagagagcaaaagagagccagaggaagagaaaagagaaggaggagaataTGAGTGTGAGACATGGCTGCCCAAGCACATAGACCAGATGCTTGGCAAACAGGAAGAGGCAGAATGGCCTGTTGCACACCAGCACTCCTTTTCACCAGCAAGCAAGCCTCCAGGAGCCTATGGTAGTCCACACaacgtctctctgtctccctctttctcaccctctctcgctttctctctcaatctctctctctctccctgacattcatacacacatttctctctaatgtttgtatatgagaGCTCTAAGCAAAGCCTATGAGCCTATGATATTCCAAagctctctgtccccctctttctcactctttctctcaatctctgACATGCATACATTTATCTCCAATGTTTGAATATGAGAGCTCTAAGTAAAGCCTATGAGATTCCACAAaaagtctctctgtctctctttctttctccttccacctctccccctctctctctctctctgacacacactcacacaaacatttattataaatatttgaatatgaGAGCTGGAGCAACACTGGAAAGACAATCAGGCCCAGCCAGTAGAGTTGTATTCGCCTGTTGTTTAGTAACCATATCCAGGCTGGAATCACTCCTTTTGGTGGACTAATCCGTGGAGGACTGGGCTCCACTTTGCGAAAGGATAAGATGGGGATCTTAACAGTAAAATCCGGGGGAAGGACAAAGTGCATTAGGCTCTCAAGATGTGAGGAGTCTGTAGAAGAGTGAGCGGCTgcgcagagagaggggggggggggggggactgggaGCTTCTTTGATCCCAGGATTCATCTGGCTTTCATGGTctggaggaggctgaggagcCCTTTGAACTTGGCGTttaggtggagagagggagggtgggatgaagagagggagagagagaaagaggagaggggaccAAAGAAGAGTGGTAACCAAGGCAAAGGTGgaaggtcccccccccccccccccccctcatatgGGAGGCATATGTGTGAGGACAAGGGGCTGGGGTGAGgggtgtggtggagtgtgtgtgtgtgtgtggggggggggtggagtggggggcTAGCTGGGGGTCAGTGGAAGCAGGGGTATCACTTGGTAACCGCACCCTCTCAGGGTGACCCATGAAGCATGACAGACCCACGTCTGGAGACAATCACAAAGCTTACAGATTACATAGCCACTCTCACTTCAAAATCTAATTGACAGAAGTATGCGGCTTTCAttccccccacctccctcctcctcctcaaaataaaaaatcatctttcTCTGGCCAAACTACTGCTGTTAATCAAACTATTAAAACCGAAAAACAGGAAACATGTGGTTCTAAATATTTTAAACTACTTGTGGTCACAGGCCACAACTTGCGAAACCATATTTCCTGGAATATTCAGTTCCATTGATGTTCTCAGTTCATCTTGTTGGCCTTCGATGAGATGTGTCCAGGCGTGTTAGATGACCCTTTAATtcgagagggtgtgtgtggtctaCACCTAACGTACCTTACTCGTTGCTTACGTAGGTGACCATCGAGGTGGTGGACGGACTGGAGGCGGCCGAGCCAGAAAAGGGCCTTCGCAAAGAGAAGAAACCAGGCTGGGCCACACCCAACTGGAGGAACTGGTGGCAGCGTtcgtcttcctcttcctcatcgtccacctcctcctcctcttcctcaatcTCCTCTCCTGTATCCACCTCGACGGTGCAGAGACCAGAGGAGCAGGATTACTCCTATGAGGGCAACACTGACAACAGCAACTTCCTCAAGCCACTGGAAGACTGGGAGCGCAGAGGTGGAGGAGCAAGCAGACCTGAATacggtaaatgtgtgtgtgtgtctgtgcgtttgtgtgtgtgtacgcgcgcaCCCGATTTTGAAGCTTCTCTCGTCGCATATGGTCATAGTTTGATCTGGAATCTGTAATTTGCAGATTTGCGCTGTCACCATAATGGGGACAGTCATTGCTGGGTCGGTTCATGGAGCCTGTGATTGCAGGATGTTGGGCTCTTTTACGAGATGGATTCCCTCATGGTTCTCCACTGTCTACgtgacagaaaaacacacacacacaaatatgcctCAGAGACATCAAAGCCTGACAGCAGGAACTGAGGACATCCGCTCCTCCAtttactcattcactcactcacttacttacACGCCCGCTCGCTTACTTGCATAGCAcatagactacacacacacacacacacacacacacacacacacacacacaccactttcaaAGCAGgggccaaatgaataaatatgcgGCCACGTCGAAGAATGCACTTCCTGTCACCCGCATGCTTGCTGTGTCACAACTCGCTCCAAACCCCaattgcagagagagagagaggaagaattcTGTGCATCGAAAGCAGCCGGGATTCCCGAGTTTTTCAGCGTTTTCGTATGTGGATCAATATACGCATTCCGTTCTTTTGCTGTCGGAAACTTGAAGTGACAGCGGAGGCCGTAATGGCGCAGCCAGAACTCGCAGGACAGCAGATGCCTTATCTACCTCCTGATTGGGTGATTAGTCACTCTCAGCGGTGCATGTGGCTGACCGCATGCTTTAGAAATGGTAATGGCCCGGGGACAAGAGGCAGCCGAGCGTGACCGCAAGGCCGGCTGAAAGTGAGCCGGTGAGACTGGCCCCGCTCCTGACGGACTGAGGGGTCTTTGTTTCCATCACCGAACTATGGGGACATAGTTCTGTGATTAGCTGAGTGAgcgcatgtgtgtttatatatatatatatatatatatatatatatatatatatatatatatatatatatatatatatatatatatatagttatatacacacatatatctatatatgtgtgtgtgtgtgtgtgtatacaggatGTATGGATGGAGTGGATAGTTAAAGCAGTGATGATAATATGTGTCAGATGCgacaaagtgagagtgagaCTACGCAGAGGCTTCAGACTAGAGGCTGGGTTGCCCCCATGAATTGTCTTCAGCCATGCAGTAAATCGCTCGCAGGACGTCAAAGTGGAGCTAAATGTATTATACAGCCCTGTTTGTAAACGGTTCCATGTTTTCCGATTACATTGATCCCAAGTCTGATCTCTTGTGGTTTTcaacctccactccactctatcCAGCTGACAAAATCCCTTAGCCAGCTACCCAAGGTTTTAAATGTGTGTAAATGCCTAAATTAAAAGATTTTTCTAGCTTAGCTTAGCGTGGTGTGTCAGACCTCCTCTTGGCAAAATGGAGACGTTTGGCAAAGCGCTACCCCTTCAGAAAATATTTCCcgatgttgctgctgctgcctggGCTAGCGCTTCGTTTCCAGCCCTCCCAGTCTCTTGTTGgggatgggaggaggaggaggaggaggagagctaaGCCAAGCTGAAGAGGAAGCCCTGCGCTGTCCCAATGAGTCTGGCTGCTTCACAGTAGCGCTGCGGTAGACTGCTCCTCCTCTGAGCCTCATTTGTCTTCCCCACCAGCCCAGCCATCCCCACCCAgtctagtccagtccaatccagttCAGTTCACTTCAGTTCGATTCAATTCTCTTCAGTCTAGTTCAATCCAGTTCTGTTCAGTCCAGTTCAGTAACAACATGAACAGTTAATGGCATATTCCTCATACCCCTTGTAAGACTAGGCTATCATGCTAGCCAATTAACAATTATTGCAAAGGTGTTAACCACATCCATATCCGCGATATTTGCAAACATGAACTTTCACGTTCAACTGTATAAGTGAGGTCCAGTCCACAGTTCTGACTGGGATAAGGTTCGCCTGAAGTTCTTATTTATGTGGTCCCAACTTTTGGGATTGGGACTGACAGTGTTCTTTACACTCGATTAGCAGAGAATGCTGGTGGTGCTTTGAGTGTTAACATTCATGAATTATGCTAGCACAGCACAGTGCATCCTGATTTATGAAGGAAGCGGTGTCTCAGGCTGGAAAAAGAACTCAAAATAGTAGTAAAAAGTAGGAGTGAAACAGCAACAGGATACCATTTTCAGTGTGGGTCCATCTGAGGAGTGTTTTATGTTTAGGttggaggagagtggaggagggggcGGCCATGTTTGGTCCAGGCCCATGTGTTGCCCCGTACAATTACACTGGCATGCTAATGAGTGTGGCTGGCGGACGAGCTAGTGCCTCAGGTGCTGCTAACATACGGTCCGAATCAGCTCTGCAGCAGGCAACCACAGACTCAGCACCCAGTGCATGGGTGTAGTCTTTAACTTCCATTCAGTGCAGTTTGGTTTGCCTTTAGCTAACAGCTAACTTAGTAAACTGTTAAATTAACTCTGTGTGCTTTGCGTTTCAAAGGTTAGCCGTAAAACGCAAAGCACACAGAGCTAGCACACAGAGCTAACAGCTAACGCTTCTCTCCCCTCTTGCGTCAAACAGACTACATGGATGGAGAAGGCGATTGGAGCAACTGGTCGTCATGCAGCGTCACCTGCGGCAATGGTAACCAGAAGCGCACCAGATCCTGTGGTTACGCCTGTACGGCCACCGAGTCTCGCACCTGTGACATGCCCAGCTGCCCAGGTGAGTGAGCTCTGCCAGTCCAGAGAATAAAAATATAatgttataaataaaatatagcgTTTAGATTATAAATATAGTGTTTTATCTAGAAACCAAAAGCGCTTTACAATGAAGGGAGAACCTTACTTCAGTCACTACCAAAGTGTAGCACCCATCTAGCAGCCCCAGATAATACAGAATGGCTAGACAAGAGCTTCAGCAGTTCTCTTGAGTTCTTTTGATTCTCtcgtttctgtgtgttctgtgtggttGCTCTGCCCTCTGATGGTTTTGTTTAAAACCCAGCTGACTGTTTTTGTACTTGCAGGGATTGAAGATGCCTTTAAGACAGCAGCCACTGAGGTCAGCCTGCTCGCTGGGACCGACGAGTTCAATGCCACAGAGCTCTTTGGTGTTGGTAAGAAACTCTGtccgtctctctgtctcttttttcccccgCTCCTTTCTTCGTTACTttctttcgttttttttttttttttttaactcactCAAAGCAGACTGTTCATGAAGTCCATCTGTCAGCTCCGCGGTTGATCCGCACTTTGCCAAACTAACCAGATACATCAGGCATTAGCATCCACCCAAAACAACAACCGTCCCTTTTCCACTGCCCACTTAACATTCCTGGGCCCTTCAGTCTGCCGCATTCCTGCAGCGGGATGAAAGCCGGCAGGAAGACAGGAGCGCAGCGGGTCGCTCCGGCTCCGCCAGTCTGGTCCCAATAAAAGTGCCCTGGCTCTCCATACACATAGAGCCGTCTTGGCCCACACTAGCCTTCCAGGAGCCTTGCCAAATtaacatcaacaacagcaaaaaagcaCAATACACCAAGTTGGTTTTATTCAGAAATTAGACCCATATCCTAAACATTCTGTTAAACATGCAGACTTATTATGTGTTAATAAATAAGACATATAACGAAAATCTGTGAGACATTATGGAAATTATGGACTAAAGTCACTAGGTTACAACAGGGACAGCAGGTCTCCTGTGTACATTTGTATTGCGCTTGCACTTGGGCTTTGTACTGTAAGTGCATtgactctaatgtgtttttgtttgtgcccTTGGGGTGCCTGTTCAGTGAACAGTCAGCTCGTGTTCATCTTACTGTAACATCCAAAAAGAGCTTAATTTCATTTGCTGATACAGAATACTACTTCACTCAGACAAGTCAGATGGTTTAGTGGGCGACTCGCAGAACACATCCTCTCATCACAGGAAACTGATCCATCGCAGACAAACAGCGGTGCAATTATTTCAGTGTGTGGGAGCGAGTGAGCGCTCAGGGAAAGGTCAGAAATGAAAACCTGCCCTGGGAAAATGGGTTCCTGGCttaggaggggaagagaagagaaacccCATCTTAGGGTGGAGTTAGAATCTCCAGAGGAGCTGATTCAGGTGGATAGAATCGAAGACTGAAAAGCAGCAACAAAAGTATTTTTATGAAAGTGGCAGGCATAGACTGGCTTTCTAATTCAAACTAGATTCCTGGATGGATCTTGGAATAATCTCAAGCAAAGACAGGATAAATGGGTATTCCATATGTAGCAGTGCCTTTCCTAGTGTACATTTCTTTATGTGTTCTTTCTTTTCCATTGCCGACCCTCTGACTGTAAAAGTTTATGTATTCTTTCTAAAATAGACCAATGTATATACTGGCATTAAATACAGTAGATGCTAACTGC
This genomic stretch from Alosa sapidissima isolate fAloSap1 chromosome 16, fAloSap1.pri, whole genome shotgun sequence harbors:
- the ism1 gene encoding isthmin-1, which codes for MIRLAAELLLLLGLLLLTLHITVLRSSPLQPGNATLDQEQHALTTQNDLNAESSSSSQHGPGDWRTGPEHRVEPHRPASQPWVQTQNQNQGAGSSLQRDGPGAFLLDLQHLPDLSKADINGQNPNIQVTIEVVDGLEAAEPEKGLRKEKKPGWATPNWRNWWQRSSSSSSSSTSSSSSSISSPVSTSTVQRPEEQDYSYEGNTDNSNFLKPLEDWERRGGGASRPEYDYMDGEGDWSNWSSCSVTCGNGNQKRTRSCGYACTATESRTCDMPSCPGIEDAFKTAATEVSLLAGTDEFNATELFGVDTDSCERWMNCKSEFLKKYMTKVANDLPSCPCAYPTEVAYSTADVHDPGRRRDFRWKDASGPKEKLEIYKPTARYCIRSMLTLESTTLAAQHCCYDDAMKLITRGKGAGTPNLISTEFSADLHYKVDVLPWIICKGDWSRYNNARPPNNGQRCAENPQDEDYYKQFEEAREF